The Streptomyces sp. NBC_00454 DNA segment GTACGAAACCCTGCCGATCACTAGTCATGCGGCGACCCTACGCAGCCCCTTCGCCGGCGCCCATCGGATATCGGGCCGGGCCTGGCATGATCCACCGGTGACCACCAGCACCCCCGGCACCACTCCCGCTGCCATCCGCTACGTCCTCTTCGACGTGGACGGCACCCTCATCGACGCCGTCGCCAACCAGCGCCGGGTCTGGGCGACCTGGGCCGCCCGGTACGGCCTGGACCCGGACGCGGTGTACGAGGTCGCGCTGCGGACCCGCCCGATGGAGACCTTCGCGGCCGTCGCCCCCGGCGAGGACCCGCACGCCTGCCTGGCCGCGCTGCACGAGCTGGAGGACGAGGACGTCCGCACCGGGGTCTACGAGGCCTTCGACGGCGCGGCCGAGCTGCTCGCGGCCCTGCCCCCGGGCAGCTGGGGGCTGGTCACCTCGAACTACGAACACCGCGTGCGCGGCCGCTTCGACCGCACCGGCCTGCCGGTCCCGCCGGTCCTCGTGGACGCGGCCCGCGTCACCGAGGGCAAGCCCTCCCCGGTCCCGTACCTGCTGGGCGCGTCCCTCCTCGGCGCGGCACCGCAGGACTGCCTGGTCATCGAGGACGCCCCGTCGGGCATCCGGTCGGGGCTCCGGGCCGGCATGACGGTCTGGTCCGTCAACAGCCCGACCCCGGCGGCCGACGCCCACCGCCACTTCCCGACCCTCCGCGAGGCCGTCCCGGAGATCCTCGCCTTCACCACCGGCAAATTCAGCCCCGCCGCCGTTTGAGGCGCCGGGCCCGGGGCGGAGCCCCAGCGACGACGCCGCACCCGACCACCCCGGGGCCGACGGGGCCGACGGGGCCCCGCCCCGCAGCCCCGTACAGCCCAGAACCACCCACCCCGCGGAGCGATACGGCAGACTGGAGGTTTGGCCGTCCGCGTCCGGGCGGTCCTCCCACGCCGGAAAGGGACGCGCGTGAACGGGCCCCTCATCGTCCAAAGCGACAAGACGCTCCTCCTCGAGATCGACCACGAGCTCTCCGGAGCCGCGCGCCGGGCCATCGCGCCCTTCGCCGAGCTGGAGCGCGCTCCCGAGCACATCCACACGTACCGGATCACCCCGCTCGGCCTGTGGAACGCCCGGGCCGCCGGCCACGACGCGGAGCAGGTCGTGGACGCGCTCGTGGAGTTCTCCCGGTATCCCGTCCCGCACGCGCTGCTGGTCGACGTCGCCGAGACCATGGCCCGCTACGGCCGCCTCACCCTCTCCAAGCACCCCGTCCACGGGCTGGTCCTGACCAGCACCGACCGGCCGGTCCTCGAGGAGATCCTGCGGTCCAAGCGGATCGCCCCCCTCGTCGGCGCGCGCCTCGACGAGTCCACCGTCGCCGTGCACCCCTCCGAGCGCGGGCAGATCAAGCAGACCCTGCTCAAGCTGGGCTGGCCGGCCGAGGACCTCGCCGGGTACGTGGACGGCGAAGCGCACCCGATCGAACTGCACGAGGACGGCTGGGCGCTGCGCCCCTACCAGCAGCAGGCCGTCGAGGGCTTCTGGCACGGCGGCTCCGGCGTGGTCGTGCTGCCCTGTGGCGCGGGCAAGACGCTGGTCGGCGCCGGTGCGATGGCGAAGGCCAAGGCGACCACGCTGATCCTGGTCACGAACACCGTCTCGGCCCGCCAGTGGAAGCACGAGCTGATCAAGCGGACCTCGCTGACGGAGGAGGAGATCGGCGAGTACTCCGGCACGCGCAAGGAGATCCGGCCCGTCACGATCGCCACGTACCAGGTCCTGACGACGAAGCGGAAGGGCATCTACCCGCACCTGGAGCTCTTCGACTCCCGGGACTGGGGCCTGATCCTCTACGACGAGGTGCACCTGCTGCCGGCGCCGGTGTTCAAGTTCACCGCCGACCTCCAGGCCCGGCGGCGGCTCGGACTGACCGCGACGCTGGTGCGCGAGGACGGCCGCGAGTCGGACGTGTTCTCGCTGATCGGCCCGAAGCGGTTCGACGCCCCGTGGAAGGAGATCGAGGCGCAGGGCTACATCGCGCCGGCGGACTGCGTCGAGGTCCGGGTCAACCTCACCGAGTCGGAGCGGCTCGCGTACGCGACCGCCGAGACGGAGGAGAAGTACCGCTTCTGCGCGACGACGGCGACGAAGCGCAAGGTCACCGAGGCGCTCGTCGCCAAACACGCGGGCGAGCAGACCCTGGTCATCGGGCAGTACATCGACCAGCTCGACGAGCTCGGCGAGCACTTGAACGCGCCCGTCATCAAGGGCGAGACCTCCAACGCGCAGCGCGAGAAGCTCTTCAACGCCTTCCGCGAGGGCGAGATCAGCGTGCTCGTCGTCTCGAAGGTCGCGAACTTCTCGATCGACCTGCCCGAGGCCACGGTCGCCATCCAGGTGTCCGGCACCTTCGGCTCCCGCCAGGAGGAGGCCCAGCGTCTGGGTCGCGTCCTGCGCCCGAAGGCGGACGGCCACGAGGCCCGCTTCTACTCGGTCGTCGCCCGCGACACCATCGACCAGGACTTCGCCGCGCACCGCCAGCGCTTCCTGGCCGAACAGGGCTACGCCTACCGGATCATGGACGCGGACGAGCTGCTGGCGAGCGACTGACCCCACCCGGACCCGGTCGGGCCGGGCACGGGGCAGGCCGGGACGCGGGTCAGCGACGTATGACGCCCGCGTCCTCGGCGTATTCGCCGAGGACGACGACGCTCACGGCTGCCGCCGCGAAGACCTTGGCGGCGTGGAAGACGCCGCCGACGCTGTGGCGCGGGCGGGTGACGGAGGTGGCGGTGGCGCCGCGAGCGCGGCGGCCCTGGATCGGGGTGAAGGTTGCGGTGCTCATGTACCTATGGTGCGTTTTCGCCCGCCGCGCCACATCGCCCTGGGGGCTGAACCTCGGGGCGCGCCGCCTCATACTCACGGCCCACGCCTCCCCCTAAGGGCTCTGCCCGAAGGAGGACACCGCCCGGACGACACCCGTACGGGGGCCCGAACCGGAGGGACTTTCGTCCCGGATCGTTCCGAATCGTTCCGGGTGGTTCCCGCGACGATATTCATTCGCGCGCCGCCCCCGCGATGACTACAATCTCCGCTCTTGCCGCCTCCCGCTGCCCCACCGGGGAGAGCCGCCCGCCGGACGGAAACCGGCGGGCCTGTCCGTCCGCATCTCGCAGTCACTCGCAGCAGCAGGAGGCAGTTCCGTGCCCGCGCACGCCCACGTACCGGCCGATCCCCAGAGCACCGACGCAGACGGCACCGACCCCCTGGACCGGGAACGGGCCCACCTCGCGTCCTCCCGCTCCGCGCTGCGCGCGATGCGCGAGGACGTGGAGGCCCTCGACATCCGCGACGTCACCGCGAACTGGGTCAACGCCATCGTGCTCCAGGCCCAGATCGACGACCGCATCAAGGCCCTCGCCGACCTCTCCCACACCCCCCTCTTCTTCGGCCGCCTCAACTACCTGCACGCGCCCGGCGCCGAGCTCGCCGAAGGCGCGGAGGGCGAGCAGTTCTACATCGGCCGCCGCCACGTCCACGACGCCGGCGGCGACCCGATGGTGATCGACTGGCGCGCGCCCGTCTCCCAGCCCTTCTACCGGGCCTCCAAGGCCGACCCGCAGGACGTCGCGCTGCGCCGCCGCTTCGGTTATACGGGCGGCGAGCTGACCGCGTACGAGGACGAGCATCTCTCCGACCCATCGGAGACGGCCGCCACCGTGAGCAAGCTGCTCCAGCAGGAGATCGAGCGCCCGCGCGTCGGCCCCATGCGCGACATCGTCGCGACGATCCAGCCCGAGCAGGACGAGATCGTGCGTTCCGGGCTGTCCGGTTCCGTCTGCGTGCAGGGCGGTCCCGGCACCGGCAAGACGGCGGTCGGCCTGCACCGTGTCGCGTACCTCCTCTACGCGCACCGCGACCGCCTGGCCCGCACCGGCACCCTGGTGATCGGGCCGAACCGTTCCTTCCTGCACTACATCGAGCAGGTCCTGCCCGCCCTGGGCGAGCTGGAGGTCAAGCAGGCGACCGTCGACGACCTGGTCGCCCGCCCGGGCCTGGAGGTACGCGGCACGGACGCCGCCGAAACCGCCGTGGTCAAGGGCGACGCCCGGATGGCGCAGGTCTTGCGCCGCGCGGTCCACTCCCACGTCACCGAGCCGGCCGAGCCGCTGATGGTGGTCCGCGGATCGCGGCGCTGGCGGGTGCCGGCGTACGAGATCGCCGAGATCGTCGCGGAGCTCCAGGACCGCGACATCCGCTACGGGGCCGCCCGC contains these protein-coding regions:
- a CDS encoding HAD-IA family hydrolase; this encodes MTTSTPGTTPAAIRYVLFDVDGTLIDAVANQRRVWATWAARYGLDPDAVYEVALRTRPMETFAAVAPGEDPHACLAALHELEDEDVRTGVYEAFDGAAELLAALPPGSWGLVTSNYEHRVRGRFDRTGLPVPPVLVDAARVTEGKPSPVPYLLGASLLGAAPQDCLVIEDAPSGIRSGLRAGMTVWSVNSPTPAADAHRHFPTLREAVPEILAFTTGKFSPAAV
- a CDS encoding DNA repair helicase XPB, producing the protein MNGPLIVQSDKTLLLEIDHELSGAARRAIAPFAELERAPEHIHTYRITPLGLWNARAAGHDAEQVVDALVEFSRYPVPHALLVDVAETMARYGRLTLSKHPVHGLVLTSTDRPVLEEILRSKRIAPLVGARLDESTVAVHPSERGQIKQTLLKLGWPAEDLAGYVDGEAHPIELHEDGWALRPYQQQAVEGFWHGGSGVVVLPCGAGKTLVGAGAMAKAKATTLILVTNTVSARQWKHELIKRTSLTEEEIGEYSGTRKEIRPVTIATYQVLTTKRKGIYPHLELFDSRDWGLILYDEVHLLPAPVFKFTADLQARRRLGLTATLVREDGRESDVFSLIGPKRFDAPWKEIEAQGYIAPADCVEVRVNLTESERLAYATAETEEKYRFCATTATKRKVTEALVAKHAGEQTLVIGQYIDQLDELGEHLNAPVIKGETSNAQREKLFNAFREGEISVLVVSKVANFSIDLPEATVAIQVSGTFGSRQEEAQRLGRVLRPKADGHEARFYSVVARDTIDQDFAAHRQRFLAEQGYAYRIMDADELLASD